One genomic region from Euzebya sp. encodes:
- a CDS encoding AAA family ATPase has protein sequence MTLGVTVGKFNPFHVGHDHLLRTALARVDHLVVVLGDRPGETIPAATRAGWLRDEHPEVEVLVTLDDLPDAPEPWAQRTLDLLAGRRPDLAFTSEPYGDAWAAAMGARHVAVDPARAAFGVCGSALRADLGSGWRWLAPASKAGLARRVVVVGAESSGTTTLAEDLAAALGTVWVPEHGRWYWEGRRHLPDADRWDPEEFVHIGRAQAALEDALARRADRVLVADTDPLATVAWAERYLDGPAPDALVDLAAARRPDLYLLTAPDFGFVQDGTREDGPHRQRMHERLAALLAATGVPWHVLCGPPTARLAEARRLVEPLRAFAVLA, from the coding sequence ATGACCCTCGGCGTCACGGTCGGCAAGTTCAACCCGTTCCACGTCGGCCACGACCACCTGCTCCGGACCGCGCTCGCCCGGGTGGACCACCTGGTGGTGGTCCTCGGCGACCGGCCCGGCGAGACGATCCCGGCGGCGACCCGGGCGGGGTGGCTCCGGGACGAGCACCCGGAGGTCGAGGTCCTCGTCACCCTCGACGACCTGCCCGACGCGCCCGAGCCGTGGGCGCAGCGGACCCTCGACCTGCTGGCCGGCCGCCGTCCCGACCTGGCGTTCACGTCCGAGCCCTACGGCGACGCCTGGGCGGCCGCGATGGGTGCCCGGCACGTGGCGGTGGATCCGGCGCGCGCCGCGTTCGGCGTCTGCGGGTCGGCGTTGCGGGCGGACCTGGGGTCCGGCTGGCGCTGGCTCGCGCCCGCCTCCAAGGCCGGGCTGGCCCGCCGGGTCGTCGTGGTCGGGGCGGAGTCCAGCGGCACGACCACGCTGGCCGAGGACCTGGCGGCGGCGCTCGGCACGGTGTGGGTGCCCGAGCACGGCCGCTGGTACTGGGAGGGCCGGCGCCACCTGCCCGACGCCGACCGCTGGGACCCCGAGGAGTTCGTCCACATCGGTCGGGCGCAGGCGGCGTTGGAGGACGCCCTCGCCCGCCGGGCCGACCGGGTGCTGGTCGCCGACACCGACCCGCTCGCGACCGTCGCGTGGGCCGAGCGGTACCTCGACGGGCCTGCCCCCGATGCGCTCGTCGACCTGGCGGCCGCCCGCCGGCCGGACCTGTACTTGCTGACCGCCCCGGACTTCGGCTTCGTCCAGGACGGCACCCGCGAGGACGGCCCGCACCGCCAGCGGATGCACGAGCGGCTGGCCGCGCTGCTGGCGGCGACCGGCGTGCCCTGGCACGTGCTGTGCGGCCCGCCGACGGCCCGGCTGGCCGAGGCCCGACGGCTGGTCGAGCCGCTCCGCGCGTTCGCGGTGCTGGCCTAG
- a CDS encoding ADP-ribosylglycohydrolase family protein: protein MRIDRDRAAGALVGLAAGDALGAGFEFTVPADDEPITMRTGVMGFAPGEWTDDTAQAVGIARVTATGSTDVEAIGAQFLDWYATDPRDVGTTTRAALDPVEGPGQLAAAAADHFAATGRGAGNGSLMRTAPVALAHLGDDGAIARLATDVSLLTHGDPLAAEACVLWSIARDRAVREGVLDVRAGLSLLGEGRRAFWADALDTAEATPPAHFRQGNGYVVTALQAAWSAIHHTPVPEDQPCRHLADTLEAAVRVGGDTDTVAAIAGQLLGARWGSSAVPWRWRRMLHGWGAAGVHDLVRLAILTASGGADDHLGWPSAPSLVETARARGERQVFCAPADHDGDLLLGNLPGLPTAVSEGVDAVVSLCRTGRAETPPGVEHHRFWLVDQPGPDVNPNLAFVLDDAAEAVRTLRQEGKRVYLHCWGGRSRSATVAALVAAAVTGEDAATTLEKVGRALPEARPNPTFAELLRRRLG from the coding sequence ATGCGGATCGACAGGGATCGCGCGGCCGGCGCGCTGGTTGGCCTCGCCGCCGGCGACGCGCTGGGTGCGGGGTTCGAGTTCACCGTGCCGGCCGACGACGAGCCGATCACCATGAGGACCGGCGTGATGGGCTTCGCGCCGGGCGAGTGGACCGACGACACCGCACAGGCCGTCGGCATCGCCCGGGTGACCGCGACCGGGTCGACCGACGTCGAGGCGATCGGCGCGCAGTTCCTCGACTGGTACGCGACCGACCCGCGCGACGTGGGCACGACCACGCGGGCCGCACTGGACCCGGTGGAGGGACCGGGTCAGCTCGCCGCCGCCGCGGCTGATCACTTCGCCGCGACCGGTCGGGGGGCGGGCAACGGCAGCCTGATGCGGACCGCGCCCGTCGCCCTGGCCCACCTGGGCGACGACGGCGCCATCGCGCGGCTGGCGACCGACGTGAGCCTGCTGACCCATGGCGACCCGTTGGCCGCCGAGGCGTGCGTGCTGTGGTCGATCGCGCGCGACCGGGCCGTCCGCGAGGGGGTCCTCGACGTGCGGGCCGGCCTGTCACTGCTGGGCGAGGGCCGGCGAGCGTTCTGGGCCGACGCGCTCGACACCGCCGAGGCCACCCCGCCGGCGCACTTCCGCCAGGGCAACGGCTACGTCGTCACCGCCCTGCAGGCCGCCTGGTCGGCGATCCACCACACCCCGGTCCCCGAGGACCAGCCGTGCCGCCACCTGGCCGACACCCTCGAGGCGGCGGTGCGGGTCGGCGGGGACACCGACACGGTCGCGGCCATCGCCGGTCAGCTGCTCGGGGCGCGTTGGGGCAGCTCGGCCGTGCCGTGGCGGTGGCGGCGGATGCTCCACGGGTGGGGTGCGGCCGGGGTGCACGACCTCGTCCGCCTGGCGATCCTGACCGCGTCGGGCGGCGCCGACGACCACCTCGGCTGGCCGAGCGCGCCGTCGCTGGTCGAGACCGCTCGGGCCCGCGGTGAGCGGCAGGTCTTCTGCGCCCCCGCCGACCATGACGGCGACCTGCTGCTCGGCAACCTCCCAGGCCTTCCCACCGCGGTGTCCGAGGGGGTCGATGCCGTCGTGTCGCTGTGCCGCACCGGCCGCGCCGAGACCCCGCCCGGCGTGGAGCACCACCGCTTCTGGCTGGTCGACCAGCCCGGACCGGACGTGAACCCGAACCTCGCCTTCGTGCTGGACGACGCCGCCGAGGCGGTCCGCACCCTCCGCCAGGAGGGCAAGCGCGTCTACCTGCACTGCTGGGGCGGGCGCAGCCGCTCGGCCACCGTCGCCGCCCTGGTCGCCGCCGCGGTCACCGGCGAGGATGCCGCGACGACCCTCGAGAAGGTCGGTCGGGCGCTGCCCGAGGCGCGCCCGAACCCGACGTTCGCCGAGCTGCTGCGGCGTCGACTGGGGTGA
- a CDS encoding DUF5946 family protein, with translation MGTCAECGAPDRDGLGCRGQWDELLALEFSDVRAGPVHFHTVVCYQLQHPAAFTLPTAAREGLRRALEDVVVHDVPISEICSRMGGAFDGAARVRGDDAPPPTLRRWSMTVADVGPPDPDVHADRVTAWARAVLADL, from the coding sequence ATGGGAACGTGCGCAGAGTGCGGTGCCCCCGACCGCGACGGCCTGGGCTGCCGGGGGCAGTGGGACGAGCTGCTGGCCCTCGAGTTCTCCGACGTCCGCGCCGGCCCGGTCCACTTCCACACCGTCGTCTGCTACCAGTTGCAGCACCCGGCGGCGTTCACCCTCCCCACCGCCGCGAGGGAGGGGCTGCGCCGTGCGCTCGAGGACGTCGTCGTCCACGACGTCCCGATCAGCGAGATCTGCTCGCGGATGGGCGGGGCCTTCGACGGGGCTGCGCGGGTGCGCGGCGACGATGCCCCGCCCCCGACCCTGCGCCGCTGGTCGATGACGGTCGCCGACGTCGGCCCGCCCGACCCCGACGTCCACGCCGACCGGGTCACGGCGTGGGCGCGGGCGGTCCTGGCGGACCTGTGA